A stretch of the Acidobacteriota bacterium genome encodes the following:
- a CDS encoding D-alanyl-D-alanine carboxypeptidase translates to MLQFARPRPLRAVLLFALSLGFVASPAASLVEAKATRASRATRATPQKTVSTASRTTKRTLKTKAATRRAKPAKTTPRYSASKARQRRLAMARARQAAYARQLKEIQTPQFKADADGQLVPDIRAGAAIVYNPTTHEVLYESNAQTPRSIASITKVMTAVAFLENEIDLTREVVVHAEDVRAASTTYLRRGDRVTVNQLLHLLLIGSDNVAARTLARASLYGPIGFIERMNQKAAELGLTRTRYADPSGLYADNMSSAFDMARLISFASGDERLATIMRMKEYEFSSPRRTVTLHNTNHLVGSDVDVRGGKTGFISKSGYCLATLLRLPQGDQVAVVVLGAKSNPARFWETRHLFNWLASKTPSLLATQASDQQE, encoded by the coding sequence ATGCTCCAGTTCGCCCGTCCACGACCGCTGCGTGCGGTCCTGCTGTTCGCCCTGTCGCTGGGCTTTGTCGCGTCGCCGGCTGCGAGCCTGGTCGAGGCGAAGGCCACGCGTGCCAGCCGGGCGACACGCGCGACCCCGCAGAAGACGGTGAGTACGGCGAGCCGGACGACAAAGCGCACTCTCAAGACGAAGGCCGCCACCAGGCGCGCCAAGCCGGCCAAGACGACGCCGCGCTATTCGGCGTCGAAGGCGCGGCAGCGCCGCCTTGCAATGGCGCGCGCGCGCCAGGCGGCGTACGCGCGCCAGCTCAAGGAAATCCAGACGCCGCAGTTCAAGGCCGATGCGGACGGGCAGCTCGTGCCCGACATTCGCGCTGGCGCGGCGATCGTCTACAACCCGACCACGCACGAAGTGCTCTACGAGAGCAACGCGCAGACGCCGCGGTCCATCGCCAGTATCACCAAGGTGATGACGGCCGTGGCGTTTCTCGAGAACGAAATCGACCTGACGCGCGAGGTGGTCGTCCATGCCGAGGACGTGCGCGCCGCATCGACCACGTACCTGCGCCGGGGCGATCGCGTCACCGTCAACCAGCTGCTCCACCTGCTGCTCATCGGATCGGACAACGTGGCGGCCCGCACGCTCGCGCGCGCGTCGCTCTACGGCCCGATCGGCTTCATCGAGCGCATGAACCAGAAGGCCGCCGAGCTCGGGCTCACGCGGACGCGCTACGCCGATCCGTCTGGGCTCTATGCCGACAACATGTCGTCGGCCTTCGACATGGCGCGCCTCATCTCCTTTGCGTCGGGCGACGAACGCCTCGCGACCATCATGCGGATGAAGGAGTACGAGTTCTCGTCGCCGCGCCGCACGGTGACGCTGCACAACACCAATCACCTGGTGGGGTCCGACGTGGATGTGCGCGGCGGCAAGACAGGCTTCATCTCCAAGTCCGGCTATTGCCTGGCCACCCTGCTGCGCCTGCCGCAGGGTGATCAGGTGGCCGTCGTGGTGCTCGGTGCCAAGAGCAACCCGGCCCGGTTCTGGGAGACCCGCCACCTGTTCAACTGGCTGGCCTCGAAAACCCCGTCGCTCCTGGCGACTCAGGCCTCGGACCAGCAGGAATAG
- a CDS encoding M20/M25/M40 family metallo-hydrolase, producing MTVRRQIAILAVGLGLCVATAASAQQGASDIGSRLMQVPAVAAATQAADRLEPWVVEQQIALCEVEAPPFREEARGKVYRDAFTKLGLSRVRVDAVGNVIGERPGSANGPHVVISAHLDTVFPPGTPVHVSRKGNVLLGPGISDDCRGLAVVLGVIRALQDAKVSTPGRITFVGTVGEEGLGDLRGVKHLFGPDGLRGIDRFVSIDGSGFGVTNGGVGSKRYRVTFKGPGGHSYGAFGMPNPLHALGRAVAAIAALEVPTSPKTTFNVGRVGGGTSVNSIPFEAWIEIDLRSEQPEPLAGLDAHVRKAIEGAVAAENARWRHTATVTADVELVGDRPAGRTPDTSDIVQAAMSVLRTVGRPASLHTSSTDSNVAMARGVPAITIGGGGIGSGSHSLQESFDVTGGGDGLRQAILLTIALAQP from the coding sequence ATGACGGTGAGACGACAGATCGCAATCCTGGCGGTGGGGCTCGGCCTGTGTGTGGCGACGGCCGCATCAGCGCAGCAGGGGGCATCGGACATCGGGTCCCGGTTGATGCAGGTGCCGGCGGTGGCGGCGGCGACGCAGGCGGCCGACAGGCTCGAACCCTGGGTCGTCGAGCAGCAGATCGCCCTCTGTGAGGTCGAGGCTCCGCCGTTCCGGGAGGAGGCTCGCGGCAAGGTCTATCGCGATGCCTTCACGAAGCTGGGGCTGTCGCGTGTCCGGGTCGATGCCGTGGGCAACGTCATCGGCGAGCGTCCGGGCTCCGCCAATGGGCCGCACGTGGTCATCAGCGCCCACCTGGACACCGTCTTTCCGCCAGGAACGCCCGTGCACGTGTCCCGCAAGGGCAACGTGCTCCTCGGACCCGGCATCAGCGACGACTGTCGCGGACTGGCCGTGGTCCTCGGCGTGATCCGGGCTTTGCAGGATGCGAAGGTCAGCACGCCGGGGCGGATCACGTTCGTCGGGACCGTCGGTGAAGAGGGGCTCGGCGATCTGCGCGGCGTGAAGCACCTGTTCGGTCCCGACGGGCTGCGCGGGATCGACCGATTCGTGTCGATCGACGGTTCCGGCTTCGGCGTCACCAACGGTGGCGTGGGCAGCAAGCGCTACCGCGTGACCTTCAAGGGGCCGGGCGGTCACAGCTACGGTGCCTTCGGCATGCCCAATCCGCTGCACGCGCTGGGCCGCGCCGTGGCGGCCATCGCGGCGCTCGAAGTGCCGACGTCTCCAAAGACGACGTTCAACGTGGGTCGCGTGGGCGGGGGGACGTCGGTCAACTCGATTCCGTTCGAGGCCTGGATCGAGATCGATCTTCGTTCGGAACAGCCCGAACCGTTGGCCGGTCTCGATGCGCATGTGCGCAAGGCCATCGAGGGTGCCGTTGCGGCCGAAAATGCGCGCTGGCGGCACACGGCCACGGTGACGGCCGACGTGGAACTGGTGGGAGACCGACCAGCCGGTCGAACGCCCGACACGTCAGACATCGTGCAGGCCGCGATGTCGGTGCTGCGAACCGTGGGGCGGCCCGCGTCTCTCCATACCTCGTCCACCGACAGCAACGTCGCGATGGCGCGCGGCGTGCCGGCGATCACGATCGGCGGAGGCGGGATCGGATCGGGCAGCCATTCCCTTCAGGAATCGTTCGACGTGACGGGGGGGGGCGACGGTCTGCGGCAGGCGATCCTGTTGACCATCGCGCTGGCGCAACCCTGA
- a CDS encoding LysR family transcriptional regulator, translated as MDLRQLEIIRTIVETGSFTAAGQKLGVSQSAISRQVLLLEDELNEAVFLRVGRRVRITPAGEALLQLSQRVFQDLKDTVARITDTQASLIGPVRLAGGMTVSLYVFPALLRDFRRHHPDADIKITAGATDKCIAGLRSGLSDVALLTLPINDPELVTVPALQEELLVVTAPNHPLAARARVTPADLRDQPFVLFETGSNTRRVVDEFFLRNQIVPQIVTETENVEIIKALVRAGLGLSIISYQAVAREVASGQFFCARIAGQTLIRETGWVYVRANRVPRAVQEVLASFERVKPRLRVIPPPGRDRIGPDVHA; from the coding sequence ATGGACCTCCGCCAGCTCGAGATCATCAGGACCATCGTCGAGACCGGGTCGTTTACCGCAGCCGGACAGAAACTCGGCGTCTCTCAGTCTGCCATCAGTCGTCAGGTGCTCCTGCTCGAGGACGAACTGAACGAGGCGGTCTTCCTGCGCGTTGGACGTCGCGTCAGAATCACGCCCGCCGGTGAAGCGCTGCTACAACTGAGCCAGCGCGTCTTCCAGGACCTCAAGGACACCGTCGCACGCATCACCGACACACAGGCGTCGCTCATCGGCCCCGTCCGCCTGGCCGGCGGGATGACCGTCAGCCTGTACGTCTTCCCCGCCCTGCTGCGCGACTTCCGCAGGCATCACCCTGATGCGGACATCAAGATCACGGCAGGGGCCACCGACAAATGCATCGCGGGATTGCGATCGGGCCTGTCCGACGTCGCGCTCCTGACGCTGCCCATCAACGATCCGGAACTGGTGACGGTACCGGCGCTGCAGGAAGAGCTGCTCGTCGTCACCGCGCCGAACCACCCGCTGGCGGCACGCGCGCGGGTCACGCCCGCCGATCTGCGCGATCAGCCGTTCGTCCTGTTCGAGACAGGCTCGAACACGCGACGCGTCGTGGACGAGTTCTTCCTGCGCAATCAGATCGTCCCGCAGATCGTCACCGAGACCGAGAACGTCGAGATCATCAAGGCGCTCGTGCGTGCCGGACTCGGCCTCTCCATCATCTCGTACCAGGCCGTGGCGCGCGAGGTCGCGTCAGGACAGTTCTTCTGCGCGCGCATCGCCGGACAGACGCTCATCCGCGAGACGGGCTGGGTGTACGTGCGGGCCAATCGTGTGCCGCGTGCCGTGCAGGAAGTGCTCGCGTCGTTCGAGCGAGTGAAGCCCAGACTGCGCGTGATCCCGCCGCCCGGCCGCGACAGGATCGGTCCTGACGTCCACGCGTGA
- a CDS encoding homoserine dehydrogenase: MALSVGLLGFGTVGQAVARLLVERGDGLLTLSHIFNRNIARKRVDWIPDSVVWTDRVDDVLEANVDVIVEVVGGLDPARGWHERAIDAGRPIVTANKQLIATHGQALLTRAAARGVELLFEAAVGGGIPVVRGLREGIAADRLTTVSGILNGTCNYILTRMESADLAFDAALKEAQELGFAEADPTDDLDGYDARAKLCILARVGLGLDIAPADVPCESIRTISDDDFVYARRLQGTIRQVSRVSIADGQVEARVGPALVPLTSPLARVIGSQNLIVAGGAYGRETTFAGYGAGGFPTAVAIVSDLLALARRAGGAPAVWPATTAPASVTDLQVAPFYLRLVVRDQPGIIASLASVFSRHAINIDAVLQEPGGSKDRLPFVITLESCCTRAMADALREIETLPFHVTPPLCLPVLA, from the coding sequence ATGGCTTTGTCCGTAGGACTGCTCGGGTTCGGCACCGTCGGTCAGGCCGTTGCCCGCCTTCTGGTCGAACGCGGCGACGGTCTGCTCACCCTCTCGCACATCTTCAACAGGAACATTGCCCGCAAGCGCGTGGACTGGATTCCCGATTCGGTGGTCTGGACCGATCGCGTCGACGATGTGTTGGAAGCCAACGTCGACGTGATCGTGGAAGTGGTCGGTGGCCTGGACCCGGCGCGCGGCTGGCACGAGCGCGCGATCGACGCGGGCCGGCCAATCGTCACGGCCAACAAGCAATTGATCGCCACGCACGGGCAGGCGCTGCTCACGCGCGCCGCCGCGCGTGGCGTCGAGCTCCTGTTCGAGGCGGCCGTGGGTGGCGGCATCCCCGTCGTCCGCGGGTTGCGCGAAGGCATCGCCGCCGACCGCCTCACCACCGTCTCCGGCATCCTCAACGGCACCTGCAACTACATCCTGACGCGCATGGAGTCGGCGGACCTCGCCTTCGACGCGGCGTTGAAGGAAGCGCAGGAACTCGGGTTCGCCGAGGCCGATCCCACCGACGACCTCGATGGTTACGACGCCCGAGCCAAGCTGTGCATTCTCGCGCGCGTGGGCCTGGGTCTCGACATCGCGCCGGCCGACGTCCCCTGCGAATCGATCCGCACCATCAGCGACGATGACTTCGTCTACGCGCGACGCCTGCAGGGCACCATCAGGCAGGTCTCGCGCGTGTCGATCGCCGACGGCCAGGTGGAAGCGCGCGTCGGTCCGGCCCTCGTGCCGTTGACGTCACCGCTTGCACGCGTGATCGGCAGTCAGAACCTGATCGTCGCCGGCGGCGCGTACGGCCGCGAGACGACGTTTGCCGGCTACGGCGCCGGCGGCTTCCCCACCGCCGTCGCCATCGTCTCCGATCTGCTCGCGCTGGCGCGCCGCGCGGGCGGTGCCCCTGCCGTCTGGCCCGCCACCACGGCGCCGGCGTCGGTGACCGACCTGCAGGTGGCGCCGTTCTATCTGCGTCTGGTGGTGCGCGATCAGCCGGGCATCATCGCGAGCCTCGCCTCGGTGTTCTCGCGCCACGCGATCAACATCGACGCGGTGTTGCAGGAACCGGGTGGCAGCAAGGACCGCCTGCCTTTCGTGATCACGCTGGAGTCGTGCTGCACGCGCGCCATGGCTGACGCGTTGCGCGAGATCGAAACGCTGCCCTTCCACGTCACGCCACCGCTGTGCCTGCCGGTCCTGGCATGA
- the thrB gene encoding homoserine kinase, with protein sequence MNTPRPLASMAIPASTSNLGPGFDALGLALGLYLRVDVSTIARDGGGKLRCTFAGPVPPGDNLIVTGFRALCEALRASDVPSIDVHVACDIPPCAGLGSSAAALVAGGRLAALVLDDVTDQVLIDVLSAIEGHPDNIAASVLGGLVAGCVDARGHVRAIASHWPDEVRLVVATPSLALPTRTARAVLPEHVSRQDAVHNVQRVALLMQAVATGRLDVLREAFADRLHQPYRLRLVPGLAEVLALDVPGMLGAFLSGAGPSVAVCVTGDPAPALAALRHVYASIDPDVAIRVLDAHQPARQVPLTVSHG encoded by the coding sequence ATGAACACGCCGCGTCCACTCGCGTCGATGGCGATCCCGGCGTCGACGTCGAACCTGGGTCCGGGCTTCGACGCGCTCGGTCTCGCACTCGGGCTGTATCTGCGTGTCGACGTCTCCACGATCGCGCGGGACGGCGGCGGCAAGCTGCGCTGCACGTTCGCCGGCCCCGTGCCGCCGGGCGACAACCTGATCGTGACCGGATTCCGCGCGCTCTGTGAGGCCCTGCGCGCCAGCGACGTGCCGTCGATCGACGTCCACGTCGCCTGCGACATCCCGCCGTGCGCGGGCCTCGGGAGCAGCGCCGCCGCGCTCGTGGCCGGCGGGCGCCTCGCCGCGCTCGTGCTGGACGACGTCACCGACCAGGTGCTGATCGACGTCCTCAGCGCGATCGAAGGTCACCCGGACAATATCGCAGCGTCCGTGCTCGGCGGGCTCGTCGCCGGCTGCGTCGACGCGCGCGGCCACGTCAGGGCCATCGCCTCCCACTGGCCGGACGAGGTGCGTCTCGTCGTCGCGACGCCGTCGCTCGCGTTGCCGACAAGGACCGCACGCGCCGTGCTACCGGAGCACGTGTCGCGACAGGATGCCGTGCACAACGTGCAGCGCGTGGCCCTGCTGATGCAGGCCGTGGCGACAGGACGACTGGACGTGCTGCGAGAGGCCTTCGCCGATCGCCTGCACCAGCCGTATCGTCTGCGCCTCGTGCCAGGCCTCGCCGAGGTCCTGGCGCTCGACGTTCCCGGCATGCTCGGGGCATTCCTCTCCGGCGCGGGACCGTCGGTCGCCGTCTGCGTCACCGGCGATCCGGCCCCGGCGCTCGCCGCGCTCCGCCACGTCTACGCGTCGATCGATCCGGATGTCGCCATTCGCGTGCTCGACGCACACCAGCCCGCGCGGCAGGTGCCCCTCACCGTATCGCACGGGTAA
- a CDS encoding threonine synthase yields MNVSTLIGLQCHVCHTAFPAEATYVCDQCFGPLEPVYDYDKARATFTRETIASRPRNMWRYRELLPITGEPKTGFGSGFTPLTPAPRLAERLGVRELYVKDDGVNHPTLSYKDRVVSVAATRAIELGFTTFACASTGNLGNSVAAHAARLGLRCFVFIPDDLEPYKVLGSAIYHPTLLAVRGNYDDVNRLCSQVADKHGWGFANINLRSYYAEGAKTMGFEIVEQLGWRFPQHVITPVAGGTLLPRVFRGFREMHRLGLGEGDLPRMYGAQAEGSAPVVRALHQELDYPDPVKPDTIAKSIAIGNPADGFQVLEVLRESGGWGEMATDKEILDGIDLLAETEGIFTEPAGGTTVAVTRKLIAAGRIPRNESIVVCITGNGYKTADIMADRVAKAVPITRSLADVDAYLAGSQAAAAEGRA; encoded by the coding sequence ATGAACGTGTCAACACTCATCGGCCTGCAATGCCACGTGTGCCACACCGCATTCCCCGCGGAAGCCACCTACGTCTGCGATCAATGCTTCGGCCCACTGGAGCCGGTGTACGACTACGACAAGGCCCGCGCCACGTTCACGCGCGAGACGATCGCGTCGCGCCCGCGCAACATGTGGCGCTACCGCGAACTCCTGCCCATCACGGGCGAACCGAAGACGGGTTTCGGTTCCGGCTTCACGCCACTGACTCCCGCACCCCGCCTCGCCGAGCGGCTCGGCGTGCGCGAGCTGTACGTGAAGGATGACGGCGTCAACCACCCGACGCTCTCGTACAAGGACCGCGTGGTGTCGGTGGCCGCCACCCGCGCGATCGAGCTCGGGTTCACGACGTTCGCCTGCGCGTCGACGGGCAACCTGGGCAACAGCGTCGCCGCGCACGCGGCACGCCTCGGGCTCCGCTGCTTCGTGTTCATCCCCGACGACCTCGAGCCCTACAAGGTGCTCGGCTCGGCGATCTACCACCCCACGCTCCTCGCCGTGCGCGGCAACTACGACGATGTGAACCGGTTGTGCTCGCAGGTGGCCGACAAGCACGGATGGGGCTTTGCCAACATCAACCTGCGCAGCTACTACGCCGAGGGCGCCAAGACGATGGGCTTCGAGATCGTCGAGCAGCTCGGATGGCGCTTCCCGCAGCACGTAATCACACCCGTGGCGGGTGGAACGCTCCTCCCGCGCGTGTTTCGCGGCTTCAGGGAGATGCACCGGCTCGGGCTCGGTGAGGGGGACCTGCCGCGCATGTACGGGGCGCAGGCGGAGGGCTCCGCGCCCGTGGTGCGAGCCCTGCACCAGGAACTCGACTACCCCGATCCGGTGAAGCCGGACACGATCGCCAAATCGATCGCCATCGGCAATCCGGCCGATGGCTTCCAGGTGCTGGAGGTGCTCCGTGAGTCGGGCGGATGGGGCGAGATGGCCACCGACAAGGAGATTCTCGACGGCATCGACCTGCTGGCCGAAACCGAAGGTATCTTCACCGAGCCCGCCGGCGGAACCACGGTGGCCGTCACGCGCAAGTTGATTGCCGCCGGCCGCATCCCGCGCAACGAATCCATTGTCGTCTGCATCACGGGCAACGGCTACAAGACGGCGGACATCATGGCGGACCGCGTGGCAAAGGCTGTGCCGATCACCCGCTCGCTCGCCGATGTGGACGCCTACCTGGCGGGCTCGCAGGCCGCCGCGGCCGAGGGGCGTGCATGA